TTCCACGAGAAATTGACAGTACCGCCTCCGCTGCTCATAATCTTGGTAGCAAGCCGCAGGTTCCGATGTCTCACAACATTGATAGGTAGTTTTACCAGCACTGACACTGAGTAcaaaaaatttgtgtcataatTTCCAACGTTACCGGATTACAGGACACGACCATATCACATGGTGGTTCCATGGGCAGAGCTTTGTATAGTTAGTGGTTGAATAAAGATGGTGGTCCACCTACTTTCAGAGTTATCCAACATCTGCTCGCAGATAACAAGCTTTTCACGTGGTCGGTTTAAATTTTGAATACTTGATTAAGACTAACTTGTCTGGTGGTGTGAACTGTTCATTTCCCCCACAATTTTAGATGATGAAGATGAAAGTAATCAACCTTTTCTAATTCAATTGGTATCTAACATCTAATAATAAGATCATTATTTAACAATGCTTACCTAACTTTGCATGATCCTcaagtacaaaaaaaaaaaaaatagtaataataatgatGGTATATTCTCTAAGCCTAGGAAAGACCACAGAGTAAAAGGAGGGCGGATGGGTGTCAAAAGTTAAGCCCAACGTCGGTTTTACGACTGTGGGAATAAGACAAAGACGTCCAATTTTTTATGGATATTAAATTCGttaaaattttgataatataaatttaagtaatatataattaagttggtggaaaatttaaatttaaaatttaatatttataataaatttaaattaaatttaaattttatatattaaatatttgttatttaatttatttttataaatatttaattaaatataaaatatatattttttataataatatttataaatttttatatattttattttatataatataaaattaaaatattttaagaaattattaaatttttaaaatataaattattaataaaaataattttttatttaaattattaattaaaatatataaaattaaatatttattaattaataataattaaatttaaaataaattttaattaaattttagatgGAAttcaaattttataagaattaatcaaattcaaatttaaaCAGGGAGACAGTTTCTATCCCCTAGACGCATGCTTTTATTATCCTAAAGGCAAAATCCTATTCCCTGCTCCTGCCTTTTCATTTTCAGTGAAGTCCTTTTGACctccaatctctctctctctccctctctctgtcTCACTATGTAAATTTCTTAGCTTATCATCGCTGGTTTCGCCTATTTTCTGATTTCAGATACGTAAACTTTTTTGGTTTTCAAAATCAAACAGACTCGCAGAGgtactctctctcccattttaaaATGTTTCATTTCTGAAATCTCTAGGGTTTTGGTTAGTTTAGCTCCCTTTTGCTTCTTGTTTCCTTTAgataacaattaaatttttttgaaatttataatttttacttgTAGATCTGTTTCGTTTGGAGATCTTTTCATGATATTAGCTCCGTATTTTCTTAGTGCATTAGGTCTTCGTGCGCGTTCTCTCTCTTGGCTCTTGTTTGGGTTTGTTGCTTTTTATTGTTTTCCCTTTCATTTCTTATGCTGTATTTCTGGTGGCAACTTTTTTACAATGGTAACTTTTCTGTTGATACGCTGGAGATGTCCCATACTTTGTTGTGGCAGTTGAGATTCGATTGTTTTCTTTCTATGTGTCACTAAGCATAGATTGATGTTTGCAGATTTAGTTAAGAGCGtcagattttgatggaattaatcTCAGGGACAAACAGTGGTCTAcccatgaaataaaattaatggtGGTACATAACTGTATTCAAAGAAACACTTaatcaaagaaataaaatatagcaTTCCTTTTTCTTGGACAAATGGATTAAtgttggtggagttcaatcgacAGCAACCCTTATGCACatttaattatgtttttaaaatattttcatcaCTCTTCTTTTTGAATTATTCTGGTTGCTTTTACTACCATTTTGAGCTTTATTGTGTTTCTGGCAATCTTTTAACTTTGATGATTCACATAACTGCAGTTGAGGACCAGGATCTATATCGCTGAAGCTGACCCCAATTAGGTTAGGAGTAAGGCTTactttagttgagttgagttatttgTCTAGGGCTCCCTAGCTGTTTTTATCCTTTTCTTGTTCTCCCTATTTCCTTGGTTTAgttggaaattaaaaaaaaaaaaaaaaaaagacttaatTGAAGTGCAAGTGCTAATGTTTTGCAGCCCCAATCTGTAGGTTGTTTATCTTGCAATGGATGCTGCAACAATGAAGTCACAACACCGCCCGTTTTCAATTAAATTATGGCCACCTAGCCAAAACACAAGGCAAATGCTTGTGACTCGTATTACAGGAAATCTCACTACTAAGTCAATTTTCACCGAGAAGTATGGCACTCTGAATAAAGAGGAGGCTGAGGAGAATGCAAAGAGAATTGAAGATGTTGCTTTTGTCACTGCAAACCAACATTATGAAATGGAGCCAGATGGTGATGGAGGGTCTGCTGTGCAGCTATATGCAAAGGAGTGTAGTAAGCTAATTTTGGAAGTTCTCAAAAGAGGTCCTGCGCAAAAGGAGGACAGAGAAGTCCTGGTATCTGAAGAAGCTGCTGCATACCATAATAAAGTTTTTGATATATCTAAAGGCGCAAGAGCCTTTATTGATGCAACAGAGGCTGTGGATATACTTAGGCCATTAAAGGAGCCAGGGAATTCATATACTAAGATATGCTTCAGTAATAGAAGCTTTGGTCTAGAAGCTGCCCGTGTTGCTCAGCCCATTTTAGTTTCCATAAAGGATCAATTGAAGGAAGTTGATTTGTCGGATTTTATTGCTGGAAGACCAGAAGCAGAAGCTCTTGATGTTATGAATATATTTTCTTCTGCTCTGGAAGGTAGCATCCTGAAGTCCTTAGACCTCTCAAACAATGCCTTGGGGGAGAAGGGTGTGAGGGCCTTTGGGGCACTACTTCAATCACAAAGTTGCTTGGAGGAGCTTTATCTAATGAATGATGGCATTTCAGAGGAAGCTGCACGAGCAGTTTGTGAATTGATTCCTTCCACAGAGAAGCTTAGGATCCTTCATTTCCATAATAATATGACAGGAGATCCAGGGGCTCTTGCCATTTCTGAGGTTCTGAAACGTTCTCCCTTACTGGAAGATTTTCGATGCTCTTCCACAAGAATAGGCACAGCAGGAGGAATTGCCTTGTCAGAAGCGCTCAAGACTTGCATTCATTTGAAGAAGCTAGACCTGCGAGACAATATGTTTGGTGCAGAAGCTGGAGTTGCTCTGGGTAAAGCTCTTTACAAGCATGCTGGTCTGACTGAGgtttatttaagttatctgaatttGGAAGATGAGGGTGCTGTTGCCATAGCAAATTCTCTCAAGGAAACAGCTCCTGCGCTTGAAGTATTGGAAATGGCTGGAAATGACGTAACAGTTGAAGCTGCTCCTACTGTGTCTGCTTGCATAGCAGTGAAGCAGAATCTGAGAAAGTTGAACTTGTCTGAAAATGAGCTGAAGGATGAAGGTGCTATCCAGATTAGCAAGGCCTTGGAAGAAGGCCATCTTCAGTTGAATGAAGTTGATTTGAGCACCAACTCCATAGGAAGGGTTGGGGCTCTGGTCTTGGCACAAGTTGTGGTGCAGAAGCCCAACTTTAAATTGCTGAATATAAATGATAATTGCATCTCTGATGAAGGCATTGATgaggtgaaggaaatttttaagaaaTTCCCGGGCATGCTTGGGCCCTTGGATGAGAATAGTCCTGAAGGATGTGATGATGAAGAAGAATATGGAGAGGATCAGGATGATGGTGATCAGCATGACTTGGAATCCAAACTGAATAAACTTGAAGTTAATGAAGAGGATTAAAGGTTTTCTTATTCTGGACAAGTTTCATGGGGTTCTATTCTAGTAGTAATCCCGGGTAGATAATTATGCAGGACATGTTCACAGAATTTTGGACCGACTGTTCTGTGCAATCTTGGAATGCTGAGCAGAGCAGTGGCTGTGAGCTGCAATTGAAATTAGTAGGATCTTTCCATCATCTTTTTTTCATTAGCCATTTATCTTGTTTTGGTTAGTGCTGCAACAAGATTCTGTAGTAGGTTTTAATAATGCTAGTACttcattttcttaaaaaaaatttatattttcatataatttactgtttcttgatttttacattttaaattcATGGTATGTTAGAGGCTTGACAGTAGAGACAATGCGGGATTTTGAAACATTTCTACTGAGCATCAGTCATCACTTGTAGTATGTTGATTCTTTGTTCTTACGGATTAAGGATGAATGAGAATCTGAGACTCTGAAAGATGTAATTAGAGTTAGCTATGATCATACTTCCGACTTTCTAGAATGGCGGTCACTGTTTCGAGTACTTCCATCTCATTTTCTGCATCATCTTCTAAAGCCTGGTTTCCAAAGCTGAGCATTTTCTGCTGTAATGCCTCCCTCTCCTATTGAATGCGTTCATGAAAGATTTGATTTGATACGGTTCTATGTATTTTTCCAGCCTCGACTCCAAAGCGATTGTCAATTATAATCAATTTGGGGATCCATAGAAAGCGCTTGAATCTTGAAGCAGAAATTTTAAACATTAGATGCGTAAATTTAAACTCATctcgtcaaaatttgggttaattAATTCACAATTTCTTATCACTTTGCTTTAATGACCAGTCACACTATAAAGGGTTCAACAGGAGCTTTTGTTTGAGTCTTGTAAATAAAAACCAGGCCTGACATTTTAAGCTGTGAAAATTCCAAATTCAGTTTGAATCGGCCGAAAAGAGTAGGTATAATCCTAATCCATATTAAATAGGCTCATCTCAGATGCGTTTAACAGCTATCACGAGTCATGACCATAAGCTTGCTTCATAGAATATTTATTTCAGACCCAGAAGCTTTTATTATCATGTTCATGTCCTATTTAGCCTCTGTGGACCACAAATATAAAACATTCCCATCAAAAACCTGTCTAATGTACTACGCATAGCTGTCTCAGATAGGCATCTAACTTTAAAAAATTGGCTCTTTAAAAGCCAGAATAAAGATAAAAGATAAATTTCACAAATTAGGGAAGCATAGCGTTCTTCCTGATGCGTAATATTACAAGTACCCATAAATAGAAGTGGCCACAGCTTTGCATTCCCATCCAATCTAGTGCAGTCCCAATGGAGATGAGATGGGGTCATATTTCTTAACTTGGGTTATGTTACATTAGTTTGCTGGTTGGCGCAATCCAAGTTGCAGATGCCAAAACAGAGATTAATTGTGCATAATCAACAGGCAAGCAGTTACTCCACAGGCCACCAGTGACAACTGACAATCCATTCAAGCCTTGGGTGCTACACATCAGCAACAAAAGATAATAAGGCTCAGGGAACCTTCAGAATCCCCCATCACTGGAATTTTTTTTGTAGGATTAAATCAGGCCCAACCGTTTCCCCTTCCATTGGAATTCTGCCCTCTGGAATCAGAAGATGAACTCTGAATGATATAGCTAGATCTCTTCTTCTTATGGGCATTCCATGTAAACACATGCCCACTCCAATTGTTTCCTCTGACTCCTTGATGTTCAGACTTTTCTACACTCTGATATTCAGGATTTTCATGAATTCCTCCATCAGGCTTGAATCTCTTTTGGGTTGAACCAAAAGTATCTTCACTTGTTCCCTCACTTGCCGTGGTCATGACTTCATTCCTCAATTCAAAAGCCCTTTTTTCTGTTCCAGCACTATTACTAGCTGATTCATTGCCTTCGGCTGGAAGATGTTCCCGTCTCCTTCCTTTAGTTGACAGCTTTGATATGTCTTGTCCACTTTCGACAGCCTTCATCCATTGTAAATCGCTTAATGTATCAGCATAGGTGACCTCCTTTCTTCTCCGCTTCCCCAAGACAGCAGTATTATTCTGCTCTAATGCTTTGGTTTTGTCTTCCTTATCAGGGTGGGAATATGCCCATTCAGGTACCTCGTGCTCTTCCATAAGACGAGATCTATAATTCTCCTTCTGCCTTCTCTCCTTATCCATACCCTCAAAGATCCGAAACTCTTCTGGTGATCTAGCTGCAAGGCGGTTAATTTCTCTCTCACTTGGCACATCTGTACCAAGTGAGCTTGTTCCTCTTCGCATTATCTCCTCTAACATCTCTCTTCTGTCCTGGGCTGCACAGGCAATGACATATCACCTTGAACCAGTGATCCATTAAcccagaaagaaagaaaaagacaaAAGCCTAGCTGGGAGTTTTTGTAAGATATTATAATCTCAAGCATGCAACAGATAAGAACAGTTTTGACAACATCTAGCATATGAAAGATATTAATTCCGTAAACATGTAACATATGATGGATATTtctatataaatataattgaatGACATTAGCATACCAGTGGATGTTGTATTAAAAAGTCCTGCCTGGATAACTTTGGCATCGATTCCCATCTTCTGTTTTGCACGCTCCAAGATTACCTCTTCTATTGATCCAACACTAACCAACACAAAGACCCTAACTTCCTTCTTTTGTCCAATACGATGTGCCCGATCCTCTGCTTGTTGGTCCATTTGAGGATTCCAATCACTATCAAATATTATGACGGTATCAGCTGTTTGTAAATTCAAACCAAGTCCTCCAGCACGAGTGCTTAAGAGAAACATGAAATAAGGAGAGTCTGGAGCATTGAATTGCTTTAGTAAAGATCCTCTTTCCTCAGTTTTTGTTGACCCATCAAGTCTAAGATACTTATAGTCATGTAGTTGCAAATAAACTTCAAGAATGTCCATAAGACGGGTCATTTGTGAGAAAAGCAGCACTCTATGGTCTGTTGCTCGAAGTTTTGGGAGTAAACGATCAAGTAGTTCAAACTTTCCAGAAGCTCTCATGATTTCTTCCCTCCGCCATATATTATATTCTCCAACAAATAGGTATGGGTGGTTACAACACTTTCTGAGCTGCATGGATAAGTTCTGTAGACTTTTTGATTTCCCAGAGCCTGTAAATTGTTGTTTTCATAGCAAGTTATGTTCCATGAACTGGCAAGTGCTAAGACAATAATAAATTAGCAAAGCTTCATGccctttttttttccccttttttttaaCCAAACAAAATGTGAAATTTAATTTCATACAACAAGGCGAAAACAAAGAAAACAAATAGACAAAAGGCGCATGTGCTACAAACCAGTATGTAGGCCAACTCTGCCCATTTCCGTAACTTGTTGGTAATAAACTTTCTGCCATGCTGACATATCACATTTCAGTATAACTTGGGACTTCCCAGGGAGGTATTTCTCCACCTCATCTTTTTTCCTCCTCAGTATAAACGGCCTAATAACCTGAGAGACAAGGAGATATATAAGGTTAATTATGTCCTAAAAGAATACAAGACTTTCAAAAAGGACACAAGCGACACGTACATGATGCAAACGCCGAATGATCAACAACTGCTCCTCATCAGTAAGAGTAACATCACCCCTATCCGCGAAAGGAGCATTGAACCATTCCTCAAAGttctgaactgaattaaaaatatttgggaGGAGAAAATTAAGCAGAGACCATAATTCTTGTAAGCTATTCTGGATTGGGGTTCCAGTTAGTAGAAGTCTACGTTGAATCTGGTAGCTGAATACAAGTTAAAATTTAATCAGAAAGCTTTATTCTTATTTGTGCAAGAATAAATACAGAAAACTATTAGGCCCTGAGAAAAAGTAAGGACACAAGTAATCTTAAAGCTAAAGTTGTAAAAGAAAAAAACAACCATCTCAAAGTATAATGGGAAGCATTATCATAATGTTAGGTAGATCATAATTTGAATGTTATCAagtgaaaaggaaaaaaagagaggcaagaatatttatattttttatatttattttcaagagaagaaaaaaaaagatcaCAAATGGCAGttgaagcaaaaaaaaaaaaaaaaaaaaaaaaaaaagtgaaataaaaaagaaaaagaaaagggaacAGTCCAGCTATCCTATATTCCTAATAATGCCTGACAGTGGAACTGGAATAGATTGTGTGTCCTCAGGCAGTCTGCAAGTAAGATTTAATTGCTCCTCCAACACAATTTCTTAGCAAAATACACGTTATAATCCAAACACATTTTGCTATCCAAAAAGGGCAGGGCAGCCTGTAGCATGATTAAACTTCACCATTGACATACAGAGGAAACAACTTAACTGGTTCAGTACATGCCATCAtctaaaggggaaaaaaaaactaCAATAAGCAAAGACAGGTTGTACAATTATGCATGGCAAATAAAAGAACTTAGGAAGAGATTGAAAGGCCAAAAATAGAGCTCTTCATGACAACTTCGAATTTTAAAATGCAAGCCAAAACAAGCTTGTGTAAATGTAGCAACGTACCCGGACAGAAGAGTTCGTGCCAGAGCACACTCATGATTCTTTAATCGATGCCCTTCATCAACAATCATGTAAACCCagtaaatttttttcaaaaatgcTTTATCTCTCATGATTAGATCATAGTGTGTGATCAACACATCAAAGTTTCCATCTCTTGATAACTGTTCCCTCAATGCCTTTCTCTCGTCTAGACGCCCATCATAAAGAACAGCTTTAATCCTGGACCTGGAAGAAAAAGTATGAGCAATTTCAAAGCAAATGGTACATGGCATGCATGTGCACACAATACATCCGCATCCTGAGAAAGACATTGTAAAATCAAGGAATGCTTTTCACATACTCATCCTCAGGAACCCATGTTGAGAATTCATTGATCCAATTGGGTAGTACAGCCTTTGGAGCCACTATCAAGTGCGGCCCACAGACACCTTTTTTCTCCTTCAGATAAGCAATCAATGAAATGGTTTGTATTGTCTTCCCCAATCCCATCTCATCAGCTAAAATTCCATTTAAATTGTTGTTGAACAAAGAGAGCATCCATTGAAGTCCTTCTAACTGGTATGATCTTAATTGTCCACCTTGAAGAATGGATGGCTGCTCTGTTACCTGATTTACGATGTAATAGATGCTCAGACTAACAATAATGGGGGTTGAAATTATCATTATGAAACATAAAAATTTACACAAGAACAAAATAATGCTGATCCTCCCAGGTTTAGCCAGACCACATGGACAAGTAGGCTGAAGCAGTTTTTGTTTGTTTTCCAAGTCATGCATGCCAAGTATGAtgtctcttttcttttttctcatttctcattttgtttattatttctttctctttctctagaTTCAGCTGATAGCTTGATACAACACACTAGCAAGTAACAACACCCTGGCAAGGCAACCTTCAATTTTCCTTCTATAATCACTCTAAATCAGCATCTAAACTCATCACATTTTTCTCCCTCTTCCTCCACTAATTGAACCTCTCAGAACTTACCCTAAATCTCAATATTTAGCTGCTAACTAGAAAACATGCAACATGGCCTTCTTCGATTCATCAACTTTTTGCCACAACTTTATTTTTTGCTGACCATGCTCAAAGCTTTAAACATTTTACTATTCCAAATCAGTGTAAAGACTTAAATACCTCATCTAAAACCTAAGCCCATTGCAAAATATGAGAAGGCCAAAATTCCCTAATCAATCCTCCCATTATTCACATGCCTCCAACTTGACAGAACTTAGTCCTCAAGTTTGTAATTAACTAAATAATCATGCTACCCATCAAAATAACCAAAAGTTTTCTAACTGGAAAAAATGACAGGAAAAATGATCCATACAAGTTAATCATGCGTTGATCTCCAGTGAAGGGGGAAAGGCTGCTACTGAAGATTTATCTCACTTAACCAGGGTCTCAAAAAGGGTCATAAGGACATAATCCTAAAgctcattattttcttttaagaTTGAACCCAGGCACTCGTGTTTAGAAATTCCAACAAGTTAAAACATTTTAAAGGTTAACTGTTTGGCCAGGACATAATCTTACAGATACTGCCACAAATGGAACTGTCCAAAAACTTATTGCAAGCGCTTATAAACTCTCATTTCTGTAAGTTTTTTTGCACACTAAATACTATGATAAGAGGTTTAGTTATTGCACAGAAATACCAAATTACTAACTTTAAACCATGGAAATCGACTAAAGAAGACCTGCGcagaaaaattttgaagttgaaatGATGTAGAGAACAAGGCTTTAGTGTTTACCTTCTCCTGAATTGAATGAATGGCTGAGTTATACTGTCGCTGACCTTCAAGTAAATCACTACTGTCGTCATTGCGATCAGAATCAATGATGTTTGCATCTTCCTCAGGAGGTGTATCCCCTGGGCTTTCATTCCTTGAAGGATCCAACTCAGGAGAATCAGATTCTGAGTCTTTTAAGGGTTCAATGCCATCTGAATGTTTTCCGTCTTTCTGACGCTGAACTGCAGCCCCCAAATTAACAAGAAGTTTATTTGTTTCTTCAAGAAGCATTGTAAGTCGCTCATTCTTGCTCTCCTTTACTAATCTCATATAAGCTTCTTGATCATCCGCCTTCAGGGCTTGAAACCTCAGTTTTTCAGCTCGAGTAGCACGCTGCCTTTGCCTTCCATGCCATGCCTACAATACCCATTACTATATATTATACTAAGAAAAAGTAATGATCAACCAAGCTACTATACCTTACACCTAcaaaatttaatactatataATTCCATCACTAACTGATACTTAGAAAGAAAGTGATATCTAGAAAGAAACAACTTATTTCATATTCCCTTTGTCCAATAAAGATAGAATCACTTTCTTTTTCATTTGTCCCATATTATAGGCCATTTTCTCTTTTGAAATTGTAGTTTATTTATTAGTTTACTAATATGCCCCTATTTAATATGcactaaaaattaaattccaTTAGTTTCGAGAATTAGGAAAAGACTAAACAAAACTTATTGCTTAACTATGAGAAACAGGAGTAGACCTATCTTTATGAGATGGAGAAAGTACTAGTATTAGACTATTAGTTAAGGATGCTTCAAAGTAGTGCATTCTTATTATTCCTTTCCTTTCTGTTATTGTTTTTCAAGCTAACAGTGTATCTAACTGTTTTGACGTCCATCTCATATGTCAAGCATTCTCCTCACTCAAATGTAGATATATAACCATGAAATGAAACATTAAAGAACAAAACAATAGAGACGCAACGACATACCTGGACCCCATCATTCCTTTGCTTTCTGCGCTTAAGAGAAGCCTGAACTTGCAATTGGAACTCTCGAACTGCATTAAGTATTTCtgcaaaaaattttcttttcctaGTCTCTATAtggtttctctcttcttcttctaatCTTGAAAGCCTCTGCATCaataattttttcattatatCAGCATCGCACAGCATATAACTACATGCTTGACACTCAATAGCATTGTTTTTTTCCTTGGTCATTTGATGTATTGTCCAAAGCTTCTAGATTGCCGCAGTTACATTATAGGACCCATTGATGAGATGAAGCACAACACTTCACAAATACTATCTACCATCTAGAAGATCTAGATTCACAAACTTCCCCTTTAGATATGAGTCTAATTCAGGAAGTGTTTGTGTGACTGAGCATGAAAGGAGGAGGAGGAAAAGAaaagtagaagaagaagaagagaagaaagcaTAATAACCTCCACATCCCGTTTCTTCCTGAATTGATCATCAGCTTCTGTGGCAAAAGCATCTCCTATGCCATATAAAGGTCGACGCAATCTCATCATACCCCAGTCAAATAACTGCTTATCAGGAGATGCACAATTCAAGCGAAGCCAATACTCTGAACTCACTTCTGATTGTACTTTCCTTTGCAACTCTGCTAGCTGCCAGAAAAAAGTCCTTGGCCACAAGGACGAAACAAATGTCATCCCTCAACcccaaaagaaaacaaataatatAACTATCTGCTAACATCAACCAAAAAACTTCTTTAGCAGTAAATCTAGCAAAATACCAAAAAGCAAAGTAGAGACTTATAATTTAGCTAAATCTAGTTTTGCTTTACTTGTTTCTCACCCAACTAGAATAAGTTTCTTTGACAAATTTCATTCCACTGTAAAACAACCAAATGCTGTCATATCATCAATTCAGATGACAGCTTTTACTCTCTCAAACAAAAACTTATGAACAAGCACAAACTTGATGTACACATAACACCAGCAACTTCAACAAATCAAGTTTACCTTTAGTCCATAAAGTTCAAGTAAGCACTTGGTCTGCAGGTCCTCCCCTCTGGTTGAAGGCAGTTCTGACACAAAATATAAAATCTTTTAAATAATCCTTTACAAAGGTTGTCTAAACCACGATGTAAATTAATCTACAAAGATACATCAAAAAATAAGCCACCGATCTGTGAAACTTTTAGCTAGCAAGCATTAACTTATTATTGCTTAATGAACAAAAGGAATGAATTGAGACTTCCCCTCATTAAATATTCCAtgggcagaacttgatttttcaGGAAAGATTCTTTAACTAAGATGACTACCTTCAAGTTCATGTAACCGATGGAGAATATGGCCTTGATATCGTTTTTCCCTTGATTCCCCCAGTACAAAACCTGACATGCAATTAGGCCGTTGCTTTGATAGTGCATCCTCAAGGTCAGTAATCAAATCTCCGCCCGCAGGATCCGCAGCGTCATCCCGCTGCACAAATGTTAACTTGAAATTTCAAAGATAAATCAGAGATGAAAATCTAAAAAATAGAGACCAACTTCAACattaaattcaaactaaataacacCAATAAGACaattaaagaagaaaaggacaaacaaAGGACCCTTAATAAAAAAGAATTAGCTTAGCATTTGGATGTAGGAATTGAAATGTGAGATATAAATTTGATAATGTACAGGTtttcattaatttattaaaaGTCATGAATATAGATTAGTTTCACAGATGATAAAAAGAAATctaaaataaaaatcttatttgaGCCTAGATTTAAAATTTTCTATAAAGGTGTCATTTGAAATCCACTTCAAACAAGTTATGAGCCACATCCGTACATGAAATATTTATTCATGAATCTAAGTAAACACAATGAacttttattcaaacaatttacaCAAAACAAATCTCTTACATAGAAATTTAGAAATTTAGAATCAAAGGTAGCACTTGAGATACATAGAACGGTAGTTAACGATTACAAACAGCAAATAAAGCTACCAACCACAAAGAAAGCTAAAATTTCACTTCAACCAGAAAGAAACCCAAAATTTCACCAAAACTCTCCACTGCATAAATTCAATTGAGAAAATTATAGTGGCAAGTGTTTGAAATGGGTGCAATAAAAGTTCAAAAATCCCCAAAATTATCACGTGTGCCATAAAACAAGCATAGATAACAAGAACTGACGCACAGACAAACCCGAACAAAAAGTTCACAAGAATCCATCGTCCCTGAACAACCTAAACGCAAAATATTCCTCACAACATATAAAATTCTAG
The Hevea brasiliensis isolate MT/VB/25A 57/8 chromosome 15, ASM3005281v1, whole genome shotgun sequence genome window above contains:
- the LOC110673181 gene encoding RAN GTPase-activating protein 2, whose translation is MDAATMKSQHRPFSIKLWPPSQNTRQMLVTRITGNLTTKSIFTEKYGTLNKEEAEENAKRIEDVAFVTANQHYEMEPDGDGGSAVQLYAKECSKLILEVLKRGPAQKEDREVLVSEEAAAYHNKVFDISKGARAFIDATEAVDILRPLKEPGNSYTKICFSNRSFGLEAARVAQPILVSIKDQLKEVDLSDFIAGRPEAEALDVMNIFSSALEGSILKSLDLSNNALGEKGVRAFGALLQSQSCLEELYLMNDGISEEAARAVCELIPSTEKLRILHFHNNMTGDPGALAISEVLKRSPLLEDFRCSSTRIGTAGGIALSEALKTCIHLKKLDLRDNMFGAEAGVALGKALYKHAGLTEVYLSYLNLEDEGAVAIANSLKETAPALEVLEMAGNDVTVEAAPTVSACIAVKQNLRKLNLSENELKDEGAIQISKALEEGHLQLNEVDLSTNSIGRVGALVLAQVVVQKPNFKLLNINDNCISDEGIDEVKEIFKKFPGMLGPLDENSPEGCDDEEEYGEDQDDGDQHDLESKLNKLEVNEED